A single region of the Podospora pseudopauciseta strain CBS 411.78 chromosome 1, whole genome shotgun sequence genome encodes:
- the RTC1 gene encoding SEA (Seh1-associated) complex subunit (COG:S; EggNog:ENOG503NWBI): MHHNQGKIMRKLLSKHATDSHESTASATVTSSPSNNYGSIAPQNVSYKTGAPLSCLDQSPDGRSAVLASHHVLKLIKLDGGLRVQEEVDLRAILTSQPAHRNNVPTGAVADQLSIQDVKWGSVINREVLFTACTSGIIFQYDVNRAKATRVGAPLEFIQMREDSRQVNSLDLNPHHSSWLLSGSQDGLLRCFDVRTPVNTRTWPTYRALQSFKSHADGVRHVQWSPKDGFLFACGTEQGMVLKWDMRKPSSPILRINAHEKACTSIAWHQDGTHLVSAGLDSKCNIWDMSKTDKRQKPKYVISTPAPVGSLAWRPGQWSATAQGKRASQLAVSYDESGMKRFGMNSVHIWDLARPTMPYKEIQRFEYAPNSILWHDQYLLWTAGRDGFHQCDVSFAPKVMDRQTMSAFAFSSQGEVAMCLDERPMPTRPRPNIVHHDNASTHESPSYSSSPTTPRFSVSRSDSEDDAIGSFLGSRQPGNGSRKRRASMRSANTLSTTPPVGPAMGETLSLEDTIEVTGTYQPNQAMAIGTYPGPTNAEVDVYLSLNYLQAIHLELPYKPGGPSLPERMTTILDHFAKAAARVRLSRLSHTWMNLLFLIKLLLERRAQYHLEFRMDKYQNSTIKKKDAARHRSLGQLRAEPPSFGIGGEASPRKMASLASFDRVLHPRSLLSEELESTSNQPTPLARPVPDTQVIQIDDNGRKKLTPIIEPESFTLPPAAHSRTLEPRPRLDSVPLSVTSHDSEATNASTEGYDFYDAEALNFREPGSPSRVRKPPVLRHDSDDSFTRLFSVSDESRETTGLVRTSDSDTPSQVMREAIVAAIRRDQPSASGSGSEDGEYESRIRGKQIAAGSSPGRHPQRQLLQRTETDMTSYTAFTDEHHAITQTTTDSFESRFPSQTTDGGFGMDSPVRQSGIESPGQPQGLLSVEADLSPEDDLSPYIVETDYLHWPGDPSYPHLLWSSNGLFGIGESLIQPEQQIAATLAYEVRKTARDAAAIVLLFKPLLAPDVLDSFQAAAILKQHHQRLMKLQAFTEAALMRKMCMKGWPGGVLSNWGENHPNVISPAQRGVQVGLLCSSCRKPREIDRSKGSNETIWMCGRCKASMAPCAVCQQRDIAPTPGSRDDTKEGDEEEPVLATWWICPGCGHGGHSSCLQLWHEGFENECSSTDPDILAEFQSDGYCPMDGCGHTCLPGKGRLETAAARTEEVGRVAAREATRNATSMKASADTESIVGGLQGHHHPHPPHQYRTTGSGKILDDQHHQYPHYPSQGVNISNDEHSVPQSRAVESVRESLASMGISSHSHGGSSSTRHSTPGASILSSSPGSKSAMMAAADRASGGHGGGDGRERRKSVKFVAQEDTKH; encoded by the exons ATGCACCACAACCAGGGCAAAATCATGCGCAAGCTACTCAGCAAACATGCGACAGACTCGCACGAGTCCACGGCCTCGGCGACTGTCACCAGCTCTCCCTCCAATAATTACGGATCAATCGCCCCCCAAAATGTCAGCTACAAGACGGGTGCACCCCTGTCCTGCCTGGACCAGTCGCCTGACGGGAGAAGCGCTGTCCTGGCCAGCCACCATGTGCTGAAGCTGATCAAGCTCGACGGTGGACTTCGGGTACAAGAGGAAGTCGACTTGCGCGCAATCCTGACCTCGCAGCCTGCGCACCGTAACAATGTCCCTACTGGTGCCGTGGCCGACCAGTTGTCTATTCAGGATGTCAAGTGGGGGAGTGTTATCAACAGGGAGGTCCTCTTCACGGCCTGCACCAGCGGCATCATCTTTCAGTACGATGTGAACCGGGCCAAGGCTACAAGGGTCGGCGCGCCTCTTGAATTCATCCAAATGCGGGAGGACTCTCGCCAGGTCAACTCTCTCGACTTGAATCCCCATCACTCTTCATGGCTCTTGTCTGGAAGTCAGGACGGTCTGTTGCGGTGCTTCGATGTGCGCACACCTGTTAACACCAGGACGTGGCCAACATACCGTGCTCTCCAGTCCTTCAAGTCACACGCGGATGGTGTCAGGCATGTCCAGTGGTCGCCCAAGGACGGCTTCCTATTCGCCTGCGGGACAGAGCAAGGGATGGTGCTGAAGTGGGACATGCGGAAACCAAGCTCCCCTATTCTGAGGATCAATGCCCACGAAAAGGCCTGTACCTCGATTGCATGGCACCAGGATGGCACCCATCTTGTCAGTGCTGGGCTCGACAGCAAGTGCAACATCTGGGACATGTCCAAGACGGACAAGAGACAGAAGCCAAAGTATGTTATATCAACACCTGCCCCCGTTGGCTCACTGGCATGGCGGCCTGGCCAATGGTCGGCAACAGCACAGGGCAAGCGGGCCTCGCAGCTCGCAGTGTCCTACGATGAAAGCGGCATGAAGCGGTTTGGCATGAATTCAGTTCACATCTGGGACCTCGCTCGCCCTACCATGCCCTACAAAGAAATCCAGAGGTTTGAATACGCACCCAACTCCATTCTCTGGCACGACCAATACCTCCTCTGGACCGCTGGCCGTGACGGCTTCCACCAGTGTGACGTCTCCTTTGCGCCCAAGGTCATGGACCGCCAAACAATGTCGgcctttgccttttcctcACAAGGCGAGGTCGCCATGTGCTTGGACGAGCGACCTATGCCCACCCGCCCCCGACCCAACATTGTTCACCATGACAATGCGTCCACTCACGAATCACCATCTTACAGCTCGAGCCCCACTACTCCAAGATTCAGCGTCAGTCGCAGTGATTCCGAGGATGACGCTATTGGCAGCTTCTTGGGCTCCAGGCAGCCAGGCAACGGCAGCCGCAAACGCAGAGCGAGCATGCGATCTGCGAATACCCTCAGCACCACACCACCTGTTGGGCCTGCCATGGGTGAGACACTGTCACTGGAAGACACGATCGAAGTGACGGGTACATACCAGCCGAATCAAGCCATGGCCATCGGCACATATCCGGGCCCTACCAATGCTGAGGTAGATGTCTATCTCAGCCTCAACTACCTCCAGGCCATCCATTTAGAGCTACCTTACAAACCCGGTGGGCCGTCTTTGCCAGAGCGGATGACGACCATCTTGGACCACTTTGCCAAAGCTGCCGCAAGAGTTAGGCTTTCAAGACTGTCACACACCTGGAtgaacctcctcttcctgatcaagcttctcctcgagcGTCGCGCACAGTACCACCTCGAGTTTCGGATGGACAAGTACCAAAATTCAACCatcaaaaagaaagatgCGGCCAGACATCGGTCACTGGGTCAGCTCCGTGCCGAACCACCCAGCTTTGGGATTGGCGGGGAAGCAAGCCCACGGAAGATGGCCTCTCTGGCAAGTTTCGACCGGGTCCTTCATCCACGATCACTTTTATCTGAAGAGCTCGAAAGCACCTCCAATCAACCTACCCCGCTGGCTCGCCCAGTTCCCGATACACAAGTTATCCAGATTGATGACAATGGGCGCAAGAAGCTCACACCCATCATCGAACCAGAGAGCTTCACGCTGCCTCCGGCGGCCCATTCTCGCACCCTCGAGCCCAGGCCCCGACTGGATTCAGTGCCCCTGTCGGTCACCAGTCATGACAGTGAGGCCACCAATGCCAGCACCGAGGGCTACGACTTTTATGACGCCGAGGCCCTCA ACTTTCGAGAACCCGGCTCGCCCAGCCGTGTTCGAAAGCCGCCCGTTTTGCGACATGATTCGGATGATAGTTTCACCCGACTCTTTTCCGTCTCGGACGAAAGCAGGGAGACGACTGGCCTTGTCCGGACCTCGGACAGCGACACTCCGTCGCAGGTCATGAGGGAGGCCATTGTGGCCGCCATTCGGCGCGACCAGCCAAGTGCCAGCGGAAGCGGAAGCGAAGACGGCGAATACGAAAGCCGCATCCGTGGCAAACAGATCGCCGCCGGAAGCTCGCCTGGCCGTCATCCACAGCGGCAATTGCTTCAGCGTACCGAGACTGACATGACATCGTACACTGCCTTTACCGATGAGCACCACGCCATCACCcagaccaccaccgacaGCTTCGAGTCACGCTTCCCGTCACAGACAACGGATGGCGGCTTTGGCATGGACTCTCCAGTCCGACAGAGCGGTATTGAGTCTCCTGGGCAGCCACAGGGGCTGCTGTCTGTCGAGGCTGACTTGTCCCCCGAAGATGATTTGTCCCCCTATATTGTAGAGACGGATTACCTCCACTGGCCCGGCGACCCAAGCTACCCACACTTGCTCTGGTCCTCGAATGGATTATTTGGGATTGGTGAATCCCTAATCCAACCCGAGCAGCAGATTGCAGCCACGCTGGCCTACGAAGTTCGCAAGACAGCCCGTGACGCGGCCGCCATCGTCCTGCTGTTCAAGCCCCTACTTGCGCCTGATGTCCTTGACTCTTTTCAAGCGGCAGCTATCCTCaagcaacatcaccagcGTCTGATGAAGCTCCAGGCTTTTACCGAGGCGGCCCTCATGCGCAAAATGTGTATGAAGGGATGGCCTGGAGGTGTGCTGTCCAACTGGGGCGAGAACCACCCGAATGTCATTAGCCCGGCTCAACGAGGTGTCCAGGTTGGCCTCCTTTGTTCCAGCTGCCGGAAGCCGAGAGAGATTGACCGATCCAAGGGGTCAAATGAGACCATCTGGATGTGTGGACGTTGTAAGGCCAGCATGGCCCCTTGTGCTGTCTGTCAACAGCGTGATATCGCTCCCACGCCCGGCTCGCGGGACGATACGAAGgaaggtgatgaggaggagccggtgTTGGCTACCTGGTGGATTTGTCCTGGCTGCGGTCACGGTGGACATTCTAGCTGCCTCCAGCTTTGGCATGAAGGGTTTGAGAACGAATGCAGTTCCACCGACCCGGATATTCTTGCCGAGTTCCAGAGTGATGGTTATTGTCCCATGGATGGGTGTGGACACACATGTCTGCCCGGAAAGGGAAGGCTCGAGACAGCTGCGGCCAGGACAGAAGAGGTTGGTCGGGTGGCAGCGAGGGAGGCAACGCGAAATGCAACCAGCATGAAGGCGTCTGCAGACACGGAGAGCATAGTGGGCGGTCTCCAaggccaccaccatcctcacccgCCTCACCAGTACCGCACCACGGGAAGCGGCAAGATCTTGGAtgaccagcaccaccagtaCCCTCACTATCCTTCCCAGGGGGTCAATATTTCGAATGATGAGCACAGCGTACCCCAAAGCAGGGCGGTAGAGAGCGTTAGGGAGTCTCTGGCCAGCATGGGCATCTCTTCTCATTCTcatggcggcagcagcagcacaagaCACAGCACGCCAGGAGCCAGCATCTTGAGCTCGAGCCCGGGCAGCAAGTCGGCAatgatggctgctgctgatagGGCGAGTGGCGGTcacggtggtggggatggcaGGGAGCGGAGGAAGAGCGTCAAGTTTGTTGCGCAGGAGGATACCAAGCATTGA
- a CDS encoding hypothetical protein (COG:S; EggNog:ENOG503P2T5) yields the protein MAFFGGVFRQTYLSRYTVTMSGIPVFFIGASGHIGAAVLQALHAAHPELPIRALVRQQEDVDHLESLYQGSVACVLGTLEDVGIVAEEAARAQLVINCAPDFALPLPTLLPSLSSNPHPQTFLLQTSGAARIWPPPSGLNPHPKIWSDLTDLSSLPTDTTHAAQDITVSTYPGINTAIISPTFVIGKSPSVRHKHPIIFPDLMHVTRQQGQVFVVEQGKNLTTFVDTEELAELYVLLVGDALRCIRGEKQVDENIWGEKGYFFAGGWEVSMREFIVDWLLPVLEGNETSKMWLRNQEGKGVKGLGLGEVVESILGRFEGQEGEAWSRHIAEGFGTSMRIRGDRGRRYLGWEPTGRVKLGEAVEAVVRYFEEREKSITEL from the exons ATGGCCTTCTTCGGGGGTGTCTTCAGACAAACATACCTCAGTCGATACACAGTCACCATGTCAGGCATTCCAGTCTTTTT CATTGGTGCCTCGGGGCAcattggtgctgctgttctCCAGGCCCTACATGCTGCTCACCCTGAGCTGCCGATCCGGGCTCTTGTCCGTCAGCAGGAAGATGTAGACCACCTAGAGTCCCTTTATCAGGGCTCTGTCGCGTGCGTCCTAGGGACTCTTGAGGACGTAGGAATCGTCGCTGAAGAGGCCGCAAGGGCCCAGCTTGTTATCA ATTGCGCCCCCGACTTCGCCCTCCCCTtacccaccctcctcccctccctatcatccaacccccacccccaaaccttcctcctccaaacctcgGGCGCAGCCCGCATCTGGCCTCCGCCCTCAGGCCtaaacccccaccccaagATCTGGTCCGACCTCAccgacctctcctccctccccaccgacACCACCCACGCCGCCCAGGACATCACCGTCTCGACCTATCCCGGCAtcaacaccgccatcatctccccTACTTTTGTCATTGGAAAATCCCCCAGTGTGAGACACAAGCATCCGATTATCTTTCCCGACCTGATGCACGTCACTCGTCAACAAGGGCAGGTGTTTGTTGTCGAACAAGGAAAAAACCTCACCACATTTGTTGACacggaggagctggccgagCTGTATGTTTTGCTCGTTGGGGATGCCCTGCGCTGTATCAGAGGAGAAAAACAGGTGGATGAGAATATCtggggagaaaaggggtaTTTCTTcgcgggggggtgggaggtgagCATGAGGGAGTTTATCGTTGATTGGTTGCTTCCTGTTTTGGAGGGGAATGAAACGAGCAAAATGTGGTTGAGGAATcaggaggggaaaggggtcaaggggttggggttgggggaggtggtggagagtaTACTGGGGCGGTTTGAAGgccaggagggggaggcgtGGAGTAGGCATATTGCTGAGGGGTTTGGGACGAGCATGAGGATCAGGGGGGATAGGGGGAGACGGTACCTTGGGTGGGAGCCGACGGGGAGGGTTAagttgggggaggcggtggaggcggtggtgaggtattttgaggagagggagaagtcAATTACTGAGTTGTAG
- a CDS encoding hypothetical protein (EggNog:ENOG503NWGA), translating to MDRGAFCRFMLDARDFLNEAQSAAVPMHVEEDLLRGIVAAGIFYSGGDDHDIAFRFAHCFAFSALFDIHRLFSATPDALEFLDQEVKMLSMDFNTAYDTSKSCFTRKKINRPEDKQARRLVNIGSSLLLPGQLYHALGTIAPSNPWVDMEFLYAVQGGKTRWFFGDIPRNPDGYWKQVGLTQGGSVVDWMANVTGKQKMKKSFTHSISKIAHQAKQAKRLERRAARQLNLISKTVPCFDAVQHGLEPIDPESGLSFKDNHETLDHIFERIKKSEAAKFKRHKETVDQLSPKLRRSSRRP from the exons ATGGACCGTGGCGCATTCTGTCGCTTCATGTTGGATGCTCGTGACTTCTTGAACGAGGCTCAATCAGCCGCCGTTCCCATGCACGTGGAGGAAGACCTACTACGAGGCATTGTAGCCGCAGGCATCTTCTACAGCGGTGGGGACGATCATGATATCGCTTTCCGTTTTGCTCATTGCTTTGCTTTTTCGGCATTGTTTGACATCCATAGACTCTTTTCGGCCACGCCTGATGCCTTAGAATTTCTGGATCAGGAAGTAAAGATGTTATCGATGGACTTCAACACGGCTTATGAC ACTTCGAAGTCCTGTTTTACCAGGAAGAAGATAAACAGGCCGGAAGATAAACAGGCCAGAAGATTGGTAAATATTG GGTCCTCTCTCTTGCTACCGGGTCAACTTTATCACGCACTCGGTACGATCGCACCCAGCAACCCCTGGGTGGACATGGAGTTTCTTTACGCCGTGCAAGGTGGCAAGACGAGGTGGTTTTTTGGTGACATCCCAAGGAATCCTGACGGCTACTGGAAGCAGGTCGGTCTTACTCAGGGGGGTTCCGTGGTGGATTGGATGGCCAACGTGACGGGAAAAcagaagatgaagaaatcTTTCACCCATTCCATCAGTAAAATCGCGCACCAAGCAAAGCAAGCGAAGCGACTGGAAAGGCGTGCAGCGCGGCAGCTGAATCTCATCAGCAAGACGGTGCCTTGTTTCGATGCTGTGCAGCATGGGCTGGAACCCATTGACCCGGAGAGCGGCCTTTCTTTCAAGGACAATCATGAGACTTTGGATCACATCTTTGAACGCATCAAGAAGTCAGAAGCCGCCAAGTTCAAGAGGCACAAAGAAACAGTTGATCAACTTTCACCAAAGCTTCGTCGGTCATCCCGCAGACCGTAG
- a CDS encoding hypothetical protein (EggNog:ENOG503PWUH), with translation MHAAIRMKPAVSRTVTLGIRPYASRAKGARQGAKSAASSLNRTSDQQAQHMEFTSNRSIFGPSTHTTGTTVNRHFPSSAASPIDERARSFYSTVIYHGQIPNSDYEFDESQVFGSEVKVNPTQSEANVAADRGDIDPLPQGMHHTILMGAGEAGGRPTEAEEDVHADLYMDDPLRGRKY, from the coding sequence ATGCATGCCGCCATCAGAATGAAACCCGCCGTCTCGAGAACTGTGACCCTAGGCATCAGGCCATATGCCTCCCGCGCCAAAGGGGCTCGCCAGGGTGCCAAATCGGCGGCCTCGTCTCTGAATCGGACCTCGGATCAGCAGGCTCAACACATGGAGTTCACCTCCAACAGATCCATCTTTGGGCCGTCGACACATACAACCGGTACTACCGTCAACCGCCATTTCCCTTCGTCTGCTGCCTCTCCCATTGACGAACGAGCACGCTCTTTCTACTCTACCGTGATCTATCACGGCCAGATTCCCAATAGCGACTATGAGTTTGACGAATCCCAAGTCTTTGGCAGcgaggtcaaggtcaacccGACGCAAAGTGAGGCCAACGTGGCTGCGGACAGAGGTGACATCGATCCTCTTCCACAGGGAATGCATCACACCATTCTGATGGGGGctggagaggcaggaggaCGGCCgaccgaggccgaggaggatgtgcaTGCGGATTTGTACATGGATGACCCGTTGCGTGGAAGAAAATACTGA
- a CDS encoding hypothetical protein (EggNog:ENOG503P51P), protein MPHTLGLSALSGQNNHRKHSQQKTTMSATVLIGQAPTNLGPLTTTFTPPPECTVAVGAGRGGFLGDLFGGGDDKSIAYLGQACSRNRAVDDTACWPATSEGAESKKAPLNGWGFYSPGLHCPVGYATACAATGGSGGGSGWPVQFRLLAGETAVGCCPSGYGCANINGQTCTLVVTSSTIPTVTCDGSKSQNFGFQTVPDPEASITAFSMFAPMIQINWQSSDRPATTTSSTGTGSTASSTRPTTSNPLASASGTKVIDTEDESAEETLVLDDNSQATGTGRVPTRTLGAPGSASDAADASSGEDSEGLSSNVKVGLGVVGASVVLLALVIGLFWCWRKRKNAAEEQELDRLYGQKTATGSTSDLTRSDEIPGWCRGQRLATPTQKEPFFRESLREMRMPAEPYQHGGSPYFRDPGYRV, encoded by the exons ATGCCCCATACTTTGGGTCTCTCTGCTCTTTCTGGCCAAAACAACCACCGGAAACACTCGCAGCAAAAAACGACCATGTCGGCCACAGTCCTCATCGGGCAGGCTCCCACCAATCTTGGCCCACTGACCACAACATTcacaccaccgccagaaTGCACAGTAGCAGTTGGCGCAGGAAGGGGCGGGTTCCTTGGGGACTTgttcgggggaggggatgacaAGAGTATTGCATATCTGGGACAAGCATGCTCTCGAAATCGAGCTGTCGATGATACAGCATGTTGGCCAGCGACCTCAGAGGGCGCAGAGTCAAAGAAAGCGCCCTTGAACGGGTGGGGCTTCTACTCGCCGGGCCTGCATTGCCCAGTGGGTTATGCGACTGCTTGTGCGGCAACAGGTGGAAGTGGTGGGGGGTCTGGATGGCCGGTCCAGTTCAGGCTTCTCGCCGGAGAAACTGCTGTTGGCTGTTGCCCCAG TGGGTATGGTTGTGCCAATATCAACGGGCAAACATGCACACTGGTGGTGACATCGTCGACTATTCCAACAGTCACCTGCGATGGCAGCAAAAGCCAAAACTTTGGCTTTCAAACAGTCCCAGACCCTGAAGCATCCATCACAGCATTCAGCATGTTTGCCCCGATGATTCAGATCAACTGGCAGAGCAGCGATCggccagccaccaccacatcatctACCGGCACTGGGTCAACAGCGTCCTCCACCagaccaacaacatcaaaccCCCTAGCCTCGGCATCTGGCACCAAAGTCATTGACACAGAGGACGAATCTGCCGAAGAGACGCTTGTGCTCGATGATAATTCCCAGGCGACTGGGACAGGAAGGGTGCCAACAAGGACGCTTGGAGCTCCGGGATCGGCTTCGGATGCAGCTGATGCAAGCTCTGGCGAAGATAGCGAAGGGTTGTCATCGAACGTCAAGGTTGGACTTGGTGTAGTGGGAGCTTCCGTGGTGCTGTTGGCTTTGGTAATTGGGCTGttttggtgctggaggaaaCGAAAGAATGCTGCAGAAGAGCAGGAGCTCGATCGGCTGTATGGGCAAAAGACTGCGACAGGTTCGACCAGTGATTTGACCAGAAGCGACGAGATTCCtggatggtgtcgaggacAGCGTTTGGCAACGCCGACGCAAAAGGAGCCATTTTTCAGGGAAAGTCTGCGAGAGATGAGGATGCCGGCAGAGCCATATCAACATGGAGGGTCGCCATATTTTCGGGACCCAGGATATCGTGTATAA
- a CDS encoding hypothetical protein (COG:S; EggNog:ENOG503NU5N) yields the protein MSAESTRPLLLPQNRKLRHLRGISLRNLAFTRPRGRTIDDAALNKSPAKLESLRNSPQIHHALSSEQLRPGPGRRRSTNLVGASPVTRQKRIEDTFDSKLADAFFSLHVEGEEEPVYISEVAERATNFNFSLFELSELDSTITQTPRVTIKIWTNRHDTWSLLLEDDVDLRALNWLGTMQNVHFPPNSLVFHMVDGIYSLELSNKYPPPKKMPPIPTSSYNALMRLATLDNSIQDALATRESLTRQINDLLAKETPNQVPAAQDSLALAEKYLAVQKRTVEASKTRNQELRASIEARRSAIAEGRALQERAETDVNNATEKLAHSKILLARTREQIHGQRRRICEDLDRIWRINSVSTPGTPPLTFTICDLPLPNTIYDDALLKGTGSDTLSAALGYVAQLTDNLQCYLGVPLPYPIRPYGSRSTIRDEISQLPDTQRDFPLYVPRGGSSAQYRFDYGWFLLNKDIETLCVSQGLKVVDIRHTLPNLKYLLYVCSAGTDEIPDRKRGGVRGLWAGRYRNLTVAGMTADDEASSFGGSRRGSDASSVVGGIGQRRGEDLRGKIIGGSTGNGGVPGFEEAEVKMTLRTKGMRESVAQ from the exons ATGTCCGCCGAGTCCACGCGCCCCCTGCTGTTGCCCCAGAATCGCAAACTCCGTCATCTTCGAGGCATCTCGCTGAGAAACCTCGCCTTTACGCGACCGCGCGGCCGAACCATTGACGATGCTGCTCTTAACAAGAGCCCTGCCAAGCTCGAGTCCCTGCGAAATTCACCCCAGATACACCATGCCCTCTCTTCGGAACAGCTACGACCGGGTCcagggcggcggaggagcaCCAACCTTGTTGGTGCCAGTCCAGTGACAAGGCAGAAACGAATCGAGGATACATTCGACAGCAAGCTGGCCGACGCATTCTTCTCCCTCCATGtcgaaggagaggaagagccCGTCTATATCAGCGAGGTTGCCGAGAGGGCTACA AATTTTAATTTTAGCTTATTCGAACTGTCTGAGCTGGACTCGACCATTACCCAGACCCCGAGAGTCACCATCAAGATATGGACCAATAGACACGATACATGGAGCTTGCTGCTGGAGGACGATGTCGACCTGAGGGCGCTCAACTGGCTGGGCACCATGCAGAATGTGCACTTCCCACCGAACAGCCTGGTCTTCCACATGGTTGACGGCATCTACTCGCTCGAACTTTCCAACAAATACCCCCCACCAAAGAAGATGCCCCCCATACCCACGTCGTCTTACAATGCCCTCATGCGCCTCGCAACACTTGACAATTCGATCCAAGACGCTCTAGCCACCCGCGAGTCACTCACTCGGCAGATTAACGACCTCCTGGCCAAAGAGACCCCCAACCAAGTCCCCGCAGCCCAAGACTCTCTCGCCCTCGCCGAGAAATATCTAGCGGTGCAGAAGCGCACCGTTGAAGCCTCCAAAACGCGCAACCAAGAGCTTCGCGCCTCAATCGAAGCCCGGCGGTCCGCCATTGCTGAAGGCAGGGCCCTCCAAGAAAGGGCCGAGACCGACGTTAACAACGCCACCGAGAAGCTTGCCCACTCCAAGATACTCCTTGCCAGAACAAGAGAGCAAATTCACGGCCAGCGCCGGCGCATTTGCGAAGACCTTGACAGAATCTGGCGCATCAACTCTGTCTCCACTCCTGGGACACCTCCCTTAACATTTACCATCTGCGATTTGCCGCTCCCCAACACGATTTACGACGACGCACTCCTCAAAGGAACTGGAAGCGATACCCTCAGCGCTGCGCTGGGGTATGTAGCCCAGCTGACAGACAACCTGCAGTGTTACCTGGGTGTTCCACTGCCCTATCCCATCCGGCCATACGGGTCTCGGTCAACCATCCGGGATGAGATTTCGCAACTACCAGACACACAACGAGATTTCCCACTCTATGTTCCTAGGGGAGGGTCAAGCGCGCAATACCGTTTCGACTATGGGTGGTTTCTACTCAACAAGGATATCGAGACGTTGTGTGTCAGCCAGGGGTTGAAGGTTGTGGACATCAGGCACACGCTACCGAACCTGAAGTATCTGCTGTATGTCTGCAGCGCGGGGACGGACGAGATACCAGACCGGAAGAGAGGcggggtgagggggttgtgggcgGGACGGTATAGGAACTTGACGGTGGCGGGGATGACAGCAGATGATGAGGCGAGTAGCTTTGGAGGGAGTAGGAGGGGCAGCGATGCTAGTAGTGTCGTTGGTGGTATTGGGCAGAGGAGGGGCGAGGATCTGAGGGGGAAGATTATCGGCGGCAGTACCGGGAACGGGGGTGTGCCtgggtttgaggaggcggaggtcaAGATGACGCTACGGACGAaagggatgagggagagtGTTGCGCAGTAG
- a CDS encoding hypothetical protein (EggNog:ENOG503PWW0), producing MFPHHTSVFFYHPHHQQTQPTCSLPTLKMKLTTLLTTASLALLTTLTTAAPAPAPAPAAIEARHSTSARFSKFTATCTSTSCSYAATLTLLPENITVNFSHTTSGSTIPANSGHWTSSSDPLVFLRWNKTPFNEYRIVVSDIHVVGTSVILDFFSPAADWVAQPNPTSYVGSQTFEAV from the exons ATGTTCCCCCACCACACctctgttttcttttaccatccccatcaccaacagaCACAACCAACTTGCTCACTTCCAACTCTCAAAATGaagctcaccaccctcctcaccaccgcctccttggccctcctcaccaccctcaccaccgcggctcctgctcctgctcccgcCCCGGCCGCCATCGAAGCCCGCCACTCCACCTCTGCCCGCTTCTCCAAGTTCACAGCAACCtgcacctccacctcctgctC CTACGCCGCCACCCtgaccctcctccccgaaaACATCACCGTCAACTTCTCGCACACCACCTCAGGcagcaccatccccgccAACTCTGGCCACTGGACCTCGAGCAGCGACCCTCTCGTGTTCCTCCGGTGGAACAAGACCCCGTTCAACGAGTACCGGATCGTGGTGTCGGATATTCACGTCGTCGGGACTTCGGTGATCTTGGACTTTTTCAGCCCCGCGGCCGACTGGGTTGCTCAGCCCAACCCTACTTCTTATGTTGGCAGTCAGACTTTTGAGGCTGTGTAG